In Clostridium sp. DL-VIII, the following proteins share a genomic window:
- a CDS encoding histidine phosphatase family protein produces the protein MSRINNERIILYLMRHGQTILNKAGRTQGWCDGVLTKEGVDVAVNAGLGLSDVKFKSVYSSDLGRAVKTARIVIKENKASRDLQLRELEGLREVCFGKYEGEREEVMRNDILNYLNVTSFKEAEEKYHFQKEYCNSCATLDDTKVAESYEVAISRVMKTLERICIENSNDGGGNVLIVAHGGIIRLIIDYLDKSFDIRNMDNSSVSKVIYENGSFNVESVNDNSYSERGKLIKSLGGEKSENYRKKSL, from the coding sequence ATGAGCAGAATAAATAATGAAAGAATCATATTATATTTGATGAGACATGGACAAACTATTTTAAATAAAGCTGGAAGAACTCAAGGCTGGTGTGATGGAGTTTTAACCAAGGAAGGTGTTGATGTAGCTGTAAATGCTGGTCTTGGACTTAGTGATGTTAAGTTTAAGTCCGTTTATAGCAGCGATTTAGGAAGAGCTGTAAAAACAGCCAGAATTGTTATAAAGGAAAATAAAGCAAGCAGAGATTTACAACTAAGGGAACTTGAAGGGCTAAGAGAAGTATGCTTTGGTAAATATGAAGGAGAACGAGAAGAGGTAATGCGTAATGATATATTAAATTATCTTAATGTAACGTCCTTTAAGGAGGCGGAGGAAAAATATCATTTCCAAAAGGAATATTGTAATTCTTGTGCTACCCTAGATGACACAAAAGTAGCGGAAAGTTATGAGGTGGCAATAAGCAGAGTGATGAAAACTTTAGAGCGAATATGTATAGAGAATTCAAATGACGGCGGAGGAAATGTCCTTATAGTAGCACATGGAGGAATTATCAGATTAATTATTGACTATTTGGACAAGAGCTTTGATATACGAAATATGGATAATTCAAGTGTATCTAAAGTCATATATGAAAATGGAAGTTTTAATGTTGAATCTGTAAATGATAATAGTTATAGCGAACGAGGTAAGTTAATTAAAAGTTTAGGAGGAGAGAAGAGTGAAAATTATCGCAAAAAGTCCCTATGA